In Coleofasciculus sp. FACHB-1120, one genomic interval encodes:
- a CDS encoding glycosyltransferase family 39 protein, whose protein sequence is MTVAQTLNHVKNRLSQTRLLPPTWLKFFIIVLLVLGIFFRVVNLDRKVYWGDETLTSLRIAGYTKAELTQELFDGHLIGVEDLQKFQQPNQEKGVSGTINSIVVDTPQHPPLYFLMARFWVQWFGSSPGTVRSLSAFISLLVFPCIYWLCRELFGSSLVGWVVIALIAVSPFQVLYAQEARPYSLWSVAILLSSVALLRAMRLGNRDTKTLISTWGVYAATLTLGMYTQLFFVLVAIGHGIYLLTIEKFRFSKTVFAYLLASLVGFLTFVPWVLVILSNLSTVENTTGWSRQKESLFSWVKAWTRNITRTFLDADPEGGAIAFGFDNQWTELIRLTLVGLIVFLTGYSVYFLCRKTSKRAWLFVLTLIGVSCLPFILKDLISGGGLSGSTRHLVPLFLGIEIAVAYLLASKISWVSMSARTQKLWQIVLIAVVSSGVISCAISFQQEVWWNKTLSQTKYNPQIARILNQATQPLLVSDELLTMILPLSHALNPEVRLQLVVKPDVPQIPDGFRDVFLYRSSQKLKNALKTQNYTIEPAYQSGEVWLWKLEKKA, encoded by the coding sequence ATGACAGTTGCACAAACTCTTAATCATGTTAAGAATAGGTTAAGTCAAACAAGGCTACTTCCTCCAACTTGGTTAAAATTTTTTATTATTGTCTTGCTGGTACTAGGAATATTCTTTCGAGTCGTCAACCTAGACCGAAAAGTTTACTGGGGCGATGAGACTCTGACTTCATTACGAATTGCTGGTTACACCAAAGCAGAATTAACCCAAGAACTCTTTGATGGGCATCTGATTGGGGTCGAGGATTTGCAGAAGTTTCAACAACCCAATCAGGAAAAAGGTGTAAGCGGAACTATCAACTCGATAGTAGTCGATACCCCCCAGCATCCGCCCCTCTATTTTTTGATGGCAAGATTTTGGGTGCAATGGTTTGGTTCTTCACCAGGCACAGTCAGAAGCTTGTCTGCATTCATTAGCTTGTTAGTATTCCCCTGTATTTATTGGCTATGCCGAGAATTATTTGGATCTTCCTTAGTAGGATGGGTAGTAATCGCACTCATTGCAGTCTCCCCCTTTCAAGTTCTCTACGCCCAAGAAGCACGGCCTTATAGTCTGTGGAGTGTGGCAATCTTATTATCGAGTGTAGCGCTGCTACGAGCGATGCGGCTGGGAAATAGAGACACTAAAACCCTTATTTCTACTTGGGGAGTGTATGCAGCAACGCTAACGCTGGGGATGTATACGCAGCTATTTTTCGTGCTGGTTGCGATTGGGCATGGAATTTATCTATTGACAATCGAGAAATTCCGATTTTCCAAAACTGTCTTTGCCTATTTGCTAGCATCTTTAGTTGGGTTTCTCACTTTTGTGCCTTGGGTTTTGGTGATTCTTAGCAACTTGTCTACTGTTGAAAATACAACAGGTTGGTCTCGCCAGAAAGAAAGCCTGTTTTCTTGGGTGAAAGCTTGGACTCGCAATATTACTCGAACGTTTCTTGATGCAGACCCAGAGGGAGGAGCGATCGCGTTTGGATTTGACAATCAATGGACAGAATTAATCCGCCTGACCTTGGTAGGATTGATTGTATTTCTGACAGGATATTCAGTCTATTTCCTGTGCCGCAAAACTTCTAAACGAGCTTGGCTATTTGTCTTAACATTAATTGGAGTTAGTTGCTTACCGTTTATCTTAAAAGATTTAATTTCAGGAGGAGGATTATCAGGTTCAACTCGGCATCTCGTACCATTATTTTTAGGGATTGAGATAGCAGTTGCTTACTTGCTGGCGAGTAAAATTAGCTGGGTTTCCATGAGTGCCAGAACACAAAAATTATGGCAAATTGTCCTGATTGCGGTGGTTTCAAGTGGTGTTATCTCCTGCGCTATCAGTTTTCAACAAGAAGTTTGGTGGAATAAAACCCTCTCTCAAACTAAATACAATCCCCAGATAGCCAGAATTCTCAACCAAGCAACTCAGCCGCTTTTGGTAAGCGATGAGTTGTTAACCATGATTCTGCCTTTGAGTCATGCACTCAACCCTGAAGTGCGGCTTCAATTAGTAGTTAAGCCAGATGTGCCTCAGATTCCAGATGGGTTCAGGGATGTGTTTTTATATCGGAGTTCCCAGAAATTAAAAAATGCACTGAAAACGCAGAACTACACAATAGAGCCTGCATATCAATCGGGTGAAGTTTGGCTTTGGAAACTAGAAAAAAAGGCGTGA
- the queF gene encoding preQ(1) synthase: protein MSQSPLQQQLSPETPLSEMKYGERNIAEGQLITFPNPRVGRRYDIHITLPEFTCKCPFSGYPDFATIHITYVPDQRVVELKAIKLYINSYRDRYISHEESINQILDDFVAACEPLEATIKGDFAPRGNVHTVIEVRHQKSLDA from the coding sequence ATGAGTCAGTCGCCACTACAGCAGCAATTATCACCTGAAACGCCGCTCTCGGAAATGAAATACGGTGAGCGCAATATTGCTGAAGGACAATTAATTACCTTCCCCAATCCGCGAGTCGGACGCCGCTACGACATTCACATTACTCTACCAGAGTTTACCTGTAAGTGTCCGTTTTCTGGCTATCCTGACTTTGCGACCATCCATATTACCTATGTTCCCGATCAAAGGGTGGTGGAACTGAAGGCGATCAAGCTTTATATCAACAGTTACCGCGATCGCTACATCTCCCACGAAGAATCTATCAATCAAATTCTGGATGACTTTGTAGCAGCTTGCGAACCTTTAGAAGCCACTATCAAAGGGGATTTTGCACCGCGCGGTAACGTCCACACCGTTATTGAAGTGCGTCATCAGAAGTCGCTTGACGCCTAG
- a CDS encoding 2'-5' RNA ligase family protein produces MDNTKRRFFIALLPPQEIQDYAKEIQQHFAQTFASKGAQKSPPHITLQPPFEWQVEAVPVLEESLRTFASHRSPVSITLEGFGAFPPRVIFINVLKTPELLALQADLMTEMETNLGIADSVSKQRPFAPHMTVAFRDLTRQNFKLAWTEFQQRPLQFEFTSGQLTLLIHSGERWEVSSEFPCLARQM; encoded by the coding sequence TTGGACAATACAAAACGCCGCTTCTTTATCGCTCTCTTGCCGCCGCAAGAGATTCAAGACTACGCCAAAGAGATTCAGCAGCACTTCGCCCAAACCTTTGCTAGCAAAGGTGCCCAGAAATCTCCCCCGCATATCACGCTGCAACCGCCGTTTGAATGGCAGGTAGAGGCAGTACCAGTGCTGGAAGAATCCTTGAGAACGTTTGCTTCCCATCGTTCACCTGTCTCCATTACCCTGGAAGGGTTTGGAGCATTTCCACCGCGGGTTATTTTCATCAATGTTCTTAAGACGCCGGAACTGCTAGCGTTACAAGCTGATTTAATGACCGAGATGGAGACAAACTTGGGAATTGCCGATTCGGTTTCCAAGCAGCGTCCCTTTGCTCCTCACATGACTGTTGCTTTTAGAGACTTGACCCGGCAGAACTTTAAGCTAGCTTGGACTGAATTTCAGCAGCGACCATTACAGTTTGAGTTTACATCTGGTCAGCTAACGCTACTGATTCATTCTGGCGAACGATGGGAAGTAAGTAGCGAATTTCCTTGCTTAGCGCGTCAGATGTGA
- a CDS encoding phasin family protein, protein MAGFGDIVQKAFFLGVGLAASAGERAGGKLSELRSQAQKLADEMVAKGEMTTDEARRFVDEMMKQAQQAPVEPSSSTQSGEPRRIEILSDDEEPKPAGSPNNDVDAMRQQVQALQDELRRLKRD, encoded by the coding sequence ATGGCTGGTTTTGGAGATATTGTTCAAAAAGCGTTTTTCTTAGGAGTCGGCTTAGCTGCCTCTGCGGGTGAGAGAGCTGGGGGAAAATTATCGGAGTTGCGATCGCAAGCTCAAAAGCTAGCCGATGAAATGGTGGCAAAAGGCGAGATGACAACAGACGAAGCCCGCCGGTTTGTCGATGAGATGATGAAACAAGCCCAGCAGGCACCCGTTGAGCCGTCCAGCAGCACCCAATCCGGTGAGCCGCGGCGGATTGAAATTCTCTCAGATGATGAAGAGCCAAAGCCAGCAGGGTCTCCAAATAACGATGTGGACGCGATGCGCCAACAGGTGCAAGCACTACAAGACGAACTGCGTCGGCTAAAGCGCGATTAG
- a CDS encoding glycosyltransferase family 2 protein, producing the protein MKKFSVIIPAYRVEKYIAAAIESVLAQTYQNFEIIVVDDESPDRTVEICQQFIDPRIKIASQKNRGLAGARNTGIRHAHGDYLAFLDGDDLWLPEKLEKHLEHLEKSSKVGISFSRSAFIDEMGNSLGTYLMPKFKDITPSDLLRDNPVGNGSAVVVRREVVEAIKFQDNLYGTVEEFYFDDNFRQAEDIECWLRILLQTNWQIEGIPEALTLYRVNAGGLSASLLKQLEALERVIEKTRFYAPELIAEWENPTKAYQLRYLARSAVRLKAGSMAVQLMHRALAAHWRIILEQPRRTLMTLAAAYLLYFLPNPVYYQIEALASKMTGLIQRRRILQDQSRQSL; encoded by the coding sequence ATGAAAAAGTTTTCGGTTATTATTCCAGCCTATCGAGTAGAAAAGTATATAGCTGCTGCGATTGAATCAGTTTTAGCTCAAACCTACCAAAATTTTGAAATTATTGTAGTTGATGATGAATCTCCCGATAGAACTGTAGAAATTTGCCAGCAATTTATAGACCCTAGAATAAAAATTGCTAGCCAAAAAAATAGAGGACTTGCTGGGGCAAGAAACACCGGAATTCGTCATGCTCATGGTGACTATTTAGCTTTTTTAGATGGCGATGACCTTTGGCTACCAGAAAAATTAGAGAAACATCTTGAACATTTAGAAAAGTCTTCTAAAGTAGGGATCAGTTTTAGTCGCTCTGCTTTTATAGATGAAATGGGAAATTCCTTAGGTACATATTTGATGCCTAAGTTCAAAGACATTACACCTTCTGATTTACTTCGTGACAATCCAGTTGGAAATGGTTCGGCTGTCGTAGTACGGCGAGAGGTAGTTGAAGCAATTAAATTTCAAGATAATCTTTACGGGACTGTTGAAGAGTTTTATTTTGATGATAACTTTCGTCAAGCTGAGGATATAGAATGCTGGCTTCGCATCCTCCTTCAAACAAACTGGCAAATTGAGGGCATTCCTGAAGCACTGACACTGTATCGAGTAAATGCAGGGGGTCTTTCAGCTAGTTTGCTGAAGCAATTAGAAGCCCTCGAAAGGGTAATTGAAAAAACACGCTTCTACGCTCCAGAATTAATTGCTGAGTGGGAAAATCCTACTAAAGCATATCAACTGCGATATTTAGCTAGAAGTGCAGTACGTTTAAAAGCAGGCTCAATGGCTGTGCAGCTAATGCACCGAGCCTTAGCCGCTCACTGGCGTATTATTTTGGAGCAGCCCCGTCGTACGCTAATGACTTTAGCGGCTGCCTACTTGCTTTACTTTTTACCGAATCCTGTTTATTACCAAATAGAAGCTCTTGCTAGCAAAATGACTGGGCTTATTCAAAGACGCCGCATTCTTCAAGACCAGTCTAGGCAATCTTTATAA
- a CDS encoding sialidase family protein, which produces MFNAAINHWLTIEAIANVTFAGLASVQPVLTSLLVFAIGVCFAHIAFKLITKFTPQQSLSLARTVRLAVIALFATVSLQHIWMVSSILESASGQAEVAISRNYQTDVSLGETNVAVGGGGFVTGIFLHPLQKDLVYIKTDVGGFYRWNSVDKSWIPLTDHFPLDKSHYYGGEALALDPKDPNIVYIAAGKYVWDEPGTIFKSTDRGATWKRLDLDLPMGGNQDRRDVGERLVVNPFNSKMILFGSRRDGLWKSLNAGANWTKVTSFPGKPEKDIGIAAIVFDKDKPGLVYANAYGDGIYKSTNTGVTWSKIDGSPKKAMRLATSPSNTLYITINGSPGVKKYVDGDWKNITPQDSKADFNGLSINPANPKDILVSTKERKNTKIYRSLDGGTTWKEQIRSINNSVPWWSSYMLSNPSVSAIEFDPQVSGRVWFTDWYGIWRTDNVNKQPSIWVNYQKGHEEIVTFSLVAPPSGALLLSGMADVDGFYHNKGLDTYPSKTFGGNGPGFQDTYSIAYSEKVPLQMVRVGGNRWNNIYSGATSSDGGLTWKEFASFPKDTMPMRVAMSATNPKLFVVTVSGDKALRTDDGGASWKEVAGLPKGSKGPWNWSLPLVADKVDGDTFYYYKNGKFYQSTDGGLSFKVVNSSLPDESWHSLRTVSGVKGEIWLSLDKKKLYRSIDGGKKFSKIDAVKRSYLFAIGKPQQGSTIPAMYLYGEIDDMGKGIFRSLDRGKTWIRIGNPKNPIGNGPNAMEASMQQFGLVFIGTNGRGIYYGNR; this is translated from the coding sequence ATGTTTAATGCTGCTATTAATCATTGGTTAACTATTGAAGCGATCGCTAATGTTACATTTGCCGGACTGGCAAGCGTCCAGCCAGTTTTGACAAGCTTATTAGTCTTCGCTATCGGAGTATGCTTCGCCCATATCGCCTTCAAGCTAATTACCAAATTTACCCCGCAACAAAGCCTTTCGTTAGCTCGAACGGTTCGCCTTGCCGTCATTGCTCTGTTTGCCACAGTATCACTTCAACACATCTGGATGGTTAGCAGCATTCTTGAAAGTGCATCAGGGCAGGCAGAAGTCGCCATTTCCCGAAATTATCAAACCGATGTGTCTCTAGGAGAGACTAATGTGGCAGTGGGGGGAGGGGGTTTTGTTACGGGTATTTTTCTGCATCCTCTACAGAAGGATCTCGTTTACATCAAAACTGATGTGGGTGGTTTCTACCGTTGGAATTCAGTCGATAAAAGTTGGATACCACTAACTGACCACTTTCCACTAGATAAGAGCCACTATTACGGCGGAGAAGCCCTCGCCCTCGATCCAAAAGATCCAAATATTGTTTATATTGCTGCAGGCAAATACGTTTGGGATGAGCCTGGAACTATCTTTAAGTCTACCGATCGAGGTGCAACCTGGAAAAGGCTGGATTTGGACTTGCCAATGGGCGGCAACCAAGATAGACGGGATGTAGGCGAAAGACTCGTCGTCAATCCATTTAATTCCAAGATGATTTTATTTGGTTCACGGCGCGATGGACTTTGGAAATCTTTGAATGCTGGCGCGAATTGGACTAAAGTGACTTCTTTTCCCGGAAAGCCGGAAAAAGATATTGGCATCGCAGCAATTGTCTTTGACAAAGATAAGCCTGGCTTAGTCTACGCCAACGCCTACGGCGATGGGATTTATAAGTCTACTAACACAGGTGTTACCTGGAGCAAGATTGACGGAAGCCCAAAAAAAGCGATGCGACTCGCCACAAGCCCCAGCAACACTCTCTACATAACCATTAATGGAAGTCCTGGCGTCAAAAAGTATGTAGATGGCGATTGGAAAAACATTACTCCACAAGACTCCAAAGCGGATTTTAATGGATTGAGCATTAACCCTGCCAATCCTAAAGATATTCTTGTTTCTACGAAAGAGAGAAAAAATACTAAGATTTACCGTTCATTGGATGGCGGAACTACGTGGAAGGAGCAGATACGCTCGATCAACAATAGCGTTCCTTGGTGGTCTAGCTATATGCTCTCCAATCCCTCTGTATCTGCGATTGAGTTTGATCCCCAAGTTTCTGGAAGAGTTTGGTTCACCGATTGGTACGGAATATGGCGGACAGATAATGTTAACAAACAGCCGTCTATCTGGGTAAACTATCAAAAAGGACATGAAGAGATTGTCACCTTTAGCTTGGTTGCGCCTCCGAGTGGGGCTTTGTTGTTGAGCGGGATGGCAGACGTAGACGGCTTTTACCACAACAAGGGACTAGACACTTATCCATCTAAAACCTTCGGTGGCAATGGTCCCGGCTTCCAGGACACCTACAGCATTGCTTACTCTGAAAAAGTTCCGTTGCAGATGGTGCGCGTTGGCGGAAATCGCTGGAACAATATTTATTCGGGAGCCACTTCGAGCGATGGCGGCTTAACTTGGAAAGAATTTGCTTCATTTCCAAAAGACACCATGCCGATGCGCGTCGCGATGTCAGCGACTAATCCAAAGCTATTTGTTGTTACTGTTAGTGGAGATAAAGCTCTCCGCACAGATGATGGTGGCGCTTCCTGGAAAGAAGTTGCTGGCTTACCCAAGGGTTCCAAGGGGCCTTGGAATTGGTCTTTGCCACTGGTAGCAGACAAAGTGGATGGTGACACGTTTTATTACTATAAGAATGGCAAATTCTATCAAAGTACCGATGGAGGTTTGTCTTTTAAAGTAGTGAATTCGTCACTTCCCGATGAAAGTTGGCACTCGCTGAGAACTGTATCTGGAGTTAAAGGTGAAATTTGGCTGAGTCTCGATAAGAAAAAACTTTACCGTTCGATAGACGGTGGCAAGAAGTTCTCCAAAATAGATGCAGTTAAGAGATCCTATTTGTTTGCTATAGGAAAGCCACAGCAGGGAAGCACGATTCCGGCGATGTATTTGTATGGAGAAATTGATGATATGGGCAAAGGAATTTTCCGTTCTCTAGACAGAGGGAAGACATGGATCAGGATTGGGAATCCAAAAAATCCGATTGGTAATGGTCCGAATGCGATGGAGGCAAGTATGCAGCAGTTCGGCTTAGTTTTTATTGGTACGAATGGTAGAGGAATTTACTATGGCAATCGGTAA
- a CDS encoding FkbM family methyltransferase, translating into MKVLLELKNFFKETIKGSFLDPFVRPILDIVTPPKRSDILNRQDNAFTIEIMSRVLAKDSNCIDVGCNTGDLLGQILHYSPLGFHYAFEPIPRLANRLRKKFPNVEVKQTALSDSETEATFWYVVNAPAVSSLDKECCESHIPNALMEPIIVKTQKLDDVLAPELKIHFIKVDVEGVELQVFRGASRTLKTYKPYLIFESGLINSQEWVDGTLKDGKWHDSRIYDLLVNECGLKIFKLKNWIEGLAPLSQDEFLKCSAWNFVATP; encoded by the coding sequence ATGAAAGTATTGTTGGAATTAAAAAATTTTTTCAAAGAAACAATCAAAGGTTCATTCCTCGATCCTTTTGTTAGACCAATTTTAGATATAGTCACTCCTCCAAAGCGCAGCGATATTCTTAACAGGCAAGACAATGCTTTCACAATTGAAATCATGTCTCGTGTTTTAGCAAAAGACTCAAACTGTATTGATGTTGGTTGTAATACGGGAGATTTGCTTGGTCAAATTTTACACTATTCACCTCTAGGGTTTCACTACGCATTTGAGCCAATACCTAGGTTAGCGAATAGGCTGAGAAAAAAATTTCCAAATGTTGAAGTTAAACAAACAGCTTTAAGTGATTCAGAGACAGAAGCAACTTTTTGGTATGTGGTTAATGCTCCTGCTGTAAGTAGTCTAGATAAGGAATGCTGTGAAAGCCATATTCCTAATGCACTAATGGAACCAATTATTGTTAAAACGCAGAAACTTGATGATGTACTAGCTCCAGAGCTTAAAATTCATTTTATCAAGGTAGATGTAGAAGGGGTAGAATTGCAAGTTTTCAGGGGTGCCAGCAGAACATTAAAAACTTATAAACCTTACTTAATCTTCGAGAGTGGCTTAATTAATTCTCAAGAATGGGTTGATGGTACATTGAAAGATGGTAAATGGCACGATAGCAGAATTTATGACCTGCTTGTAAATGAGTGCGGGCTAAAAATTTTCAAGCTGAAGAATTGGATTGAAGGTTTAGCCCCCTTGAGCCAGGATGAATTTCTTAAGTGTTCTGCCTGGAATTTTGTAGCCACCCCTTAG
- a CDS encoding beta-1,6-N-acetylglucosaminyltransferase: protein MKVLYLIQSHKNSEQICRLVQTIKRSSSKAQILISHDFNSCQLDVKNLEIQPGVYVIKKNTKGVRGDFSLVQAYLDALEWLFTHKIDFDWLINLSGQDYPTQPLCRFEQFLEETKFDGFLQYSALLSKDSYYGLKESRDRYLYQYWHSGVQFSKWQRGLVKPFRILLNNIQPFIKLDSSYQFSLGIRAYSNPFNKDFIGYGGSYFKILSKNCISYLYEFLKNDETLINYYKKTRNPDESFIQTILVNSGLFNLCNNYKFYIDWTGSRHGHPRTLTSEDYSAIIKRDVYFARKFDMAKDSMILDMLDARVLKESSPVTLSIS, encoded by the coding sequence ATGAAAGTTCTATATCTGATTCAAAGCCATAAGAATTCCGAGCAGATTTGTAGACTGGTACAAACTATTAAGAGATCAAGCTCTAAAGCTCAAATATTGATCAGTCATGATTTCAATAGCTGTCAGTTAGACGTAAAAAATCTAGAAATTCAGCCAGGAGTTTATGTCATTAAAAAGAATACCAAGGGAGTACGGGGAGATTTTTCTTTAGTGCAAGCTTACTTGGATGCTCTGGAATGGTTGTTTACTCATAAGATTGACTTTGATTGGCTGATCAATCTATCTGGTCAAGACTACCCAACTCAACCACTTTGTAGATTTGAACAGTTTCTTGAAGAAACGAAGTTTGATGGTTTTTTACAATACTCTGCTCTATTATCAAAAGATAGCTATTACGGTCTAAAAGAGAGCCGCGATCGCTACTTATATCAATACTGGCACTCTGGCGTACAATTTTCCAAGTGGCAGCGGGGATTAGTTAAGCCTTTCCGCATCTTGTTGAATAATATTCAGCCTTTTATCAAGCTAGATTCTTCTTACCAATTTTCTTTAGGAATCCGGGCTTATTCCAATCCATTCAACAAAGATTTTATTGGCTACGGTGGCTCTTATTTTAAAATTCTATCTAAAAATTGTATTAGCTATCTCTACGAGTTCTTAAAGAATGACGAAACCCTTATTAATTATTATAAAAAGACGCGAAATCCAGATGAGTCCTTTATACAAACTATATTAGTAAATAGTGGTTTATTTAATTTATGTAACAATTATAAATTTTACATTGATTGGACTGGCAGCCGCCACGGTCATCCTCGTACCCTGACTTCTGAAGATTACTCAGCAATCATTAAAAGGGATGTATACTTTGCCCGAAAATTCGATATGGCGAAGGACAGCATGATTTTAGATATGCTTGATGCGAGAGTTTTAAAAGAAAGCAGCCCAGTTACCTTAAGCATTAGTTAA
- a CDS encoding YciI family protein, translated as MPWFVKIEEGIVDKPIFDKSVPAHKAYVQDLIAKGYQARSGYWLERRGGMMLFEASSMEEARAIVSQDPLVQNGCVKYELYEWRVVAE; from the coding sequence ATGCCCTGGTTTGTAAAGATTGAAGAAGGCATCGTTGATAAACCTATCTTTGACAAATCTGTACCGGCGCACAAAGCTTATGTCCAGGATTTGATTGCCAAGGGATACCAGGCGCGTAGCGGCTACTGGCTGGAGCGGCGAGGCGGCATGATGCTATTTGAGGCGTCTTCAATGGAGGAGGCGCGTGCCATTGTCTCCCAAGATCCCCTAGTGCAAAACGGCTGCGTCAAGTATGAACTCTATGAGTGGCGAGTCGTTGCCGAATAA
- a CDS encoding beta-1,6-N-acetylglucosaminyltransferase, with protein MRVIYLIQTHTNPEQIYRLIKVIKKSSDNAYIVISHNFNASELDVECFESISNVKVLRAKKVGRGDFSITQAYLDVVEWILNQKIQFDWLTNLTGQDYPTQPLSKLEKFLATTEYDGFFDYFNVLSDKCTWGVKDGRDRYFYQYWWSGIEVAKWQRGLFKPFRLFINNVQPFVRIDFSYGLIIGQRATSTPFNENFLCYGGSYFKTISRDCVQYLHAFYSATPDLVNYYKKVRLPDESFMQSILVNSGLFNFHPRNMRYIEWKNSRHGHPRILTSEDFPTLIKDKYYFARKFDMNRDSKVLDLLDERIFQAT; from the coding sequence ATGAGGGTTATCTACCTAATCCAAACCCATACTAATCCAGAACAAATTTATCGACTGATTAAAGTTATCAAAAAATCAAGTGATAACGCTTACATAGTTATCAGCCATAACTTCAATGCTAGTGAATTAGATGTAGAATGCTTCGAGAGTATATCTAATGTTAAGGTGCTAAGGGCTAAGAAAGTTGGAAGAGGCGACTTCTCTATTACCCAAGCTTATTTAGATGTTGTTGAATGGATTTTAAACCAGAAGATTCAATTTGATTGGCTAACTAATCTCACAGGTCAAGACTATCCGACTCAACCGCTCTCAAAACTTGAAAAATTCCTGGCTACAACCGAGTACGATGGATTTTTTGATTATTTTAATGTACTTTCTGACAAGTGTACTTGGGGAGTCAAGGATGGGCGCGATCGCTACTTCTATCAATACTGGTGGTCAGGTATAGAAGTAGCTAAGTGGCAGAGAGGATTATTCAAGCCTTTTCGATTATTTATTAATAATGTTCAGCCCTTCGTTCGGATTGATTTTTCCTATGGACTCATCATTGGACAGCGGGCTACTTCAACTCCATTTAACGAAAATTTCTTGTGCTACGGAGGCTCTTATTTTAAAACAATTTCTAGAGATTGCGTTCAATACCTTCATGCTTTTTATTCTGCCACTCCTGATTTGGTGAACTACTACAAGAAAGTTCGTCTTCCCGATGAATCTTTTATGCAAAGCATCTTAGTGAATAGTGGATTATTTAATTTTCATCCTCGCAATATGCGCTATATTGAGTGGAAAAATAGCCGTCACGGTCATCCCCGAATCCTGACATCTGAAGACTTTCCCACTTTAATTAAAGACAAATATTACTTTGCGAGAAAATTTGACATGAACCGAGATAGCAAAGTGTTAGATTTGCTTGATGAAAGAATTTTCCAAGCGACTTAA
- a CDS encoding WecB/TagA/CpsF family glycosyltransferase, whose product MKKVNVLNVSIDNLSRAELLTKLDQEGGIVFTPNVDHLMKLQTDRDFYKAYNIATYKVCDSQIVLYASKFLGTPIKEKLSGSDLFPAFYMHHKDNGSVKIFLLGAAEGVASKAQERINSQVGRNIIVASHSPSFGFEKSEKECLAIIDLINKSGATVLAIGVGAPKQEKWILKYKNKLPNIKVFLSIGASLDFEAGHKPRSPQWMSDAGIEWLHRLLSEPQRLWKRYLIDDMPFFWLVLKQKLNLYKKPFQRQKKAVKLERVKWQ is encoded by the coding sequence ATGAAAAAAGTTAATGTACTTAATGTATCCATTGACAACTTGTCAAGGGCAGAACTACTAACAAAACTCGATCAGGAAGGTGGTATTGTATTTACGCCAAATGTAGACCACCTGATGAAGCTACAAACCGATCGGGATTTCTATAAGGCTTACAATATCGCTACCTATAAAGTGTGTGACAGTCAAATAGTATTGTACGCTTCAAAGTTTTTGGGTACACCGATTAAAGAAAAGCTTTCGGGTTCCGATTTGTTTCCCGCTTTCTATATGCACCACAAGGATAATGGAAGCGTTAAGATTTTCTTGCTAGGTGCCGCTGAAGGAGTGGCGAGTAAAGCTCAAGAGCGAATCAATAGTCAAGTAGGCAGAAATATTATAGTTGCTTCTCATTCTCCATCTTTTGGATTTGAAAAGAGCGAAAAAGAATGCCTAGCAATTATTGATCTGATTAATAAGTCAGGTGCCACGGTATTAGCGATAGGCGTAGGTGCGCCTAAACAAGAAAAGTGGATATTGAAGTATAAGAATAAGCTACCCAATATCAAAGTTTTCTTGTCTATTGGTGCATCTCTTGACTTTGAAGCAGGTCATAAACCAAGATCCCCACAGTGGATGAGTGACGCTGGGATAGAGTGGTTACATAGACTTTTATCCGAGCCACAAAGACTGTGGAAAAGGTATTTAATAGACGATATGCCTTTCTTCTGGTTAGTTTTGAAACAAAAGCTTAATCTTTACAAAAAGCCCTTTCAAAGGCAAAAGAAAGCTGTGAAATTAGAAAGAGTTAAGTGGCAATAA